The nucleotide window CTTTCCTTTTCACATGAGTAGTTAGAAAGATCTCTTGGGTTCAGGTTTGATATTTAGCATTTACCTCTGAAACCCCAGTGCTGAGTGTGGTACTTTTCACATAGTAGGAACTCTACGTTTGAGAAGAAACAAagttaaagcaaaataaacctCTATTTAGTCACTGCCTTGTCAAAATCCCCTAGTGGTTTTTTAATGTCTTCAATGTAAAGTATGCACTGTTTAACCTGGCTTCCACATCTCCCCATAGACTGTGATCTAAGCTTATCTCAAACTAGTCTTTATTCTCATAACACCCAACCCTCACTTAGCATGTACACATCCTTAATGTAGTCCTGAAACAGTGTCTGGAATTGGATGTTTCACATCATGACCTGCATatggtaaatactcaataaacaagaattgctgctgctgctactgctgctactactactactactactactactactactactactattactacaaccaccaccaccaccagaccTAGAAACCGGCAGAGGCAAGATGAAACTTGGGTGTCCTGAGTCTAGTGCTTTTTGCTCCCACTGCTTCTTTGCAGTGCACAGTCCAGTACACAGTTAATACTGGACAGTGATGTCTTTGATTCCACTCTCCTTGGTTTCTTCAGCATCGTCTTTTATTCCTGGGACCCAGAAGATGGCACAGAGCATTTTAGTGACCAGAAGATAGGACTGGTTTCCCTGAGCAGATATCAATGTATGCAGCATCAGAAGTCTAGAGTTGGAAGCTATGTTTGGCATCATCTCCTTCAAGCCAATGCATAATAATTTCTATAGCACCTGTTAGAGATGCTCATCCAGCCTCTGCCTTTATGTACCTTTCCTTTGAAAGATTGCCAATCCCACCACTGATTGGCCCTGATACATAAAACAGTATtgatctttctgcctcttggCAGTTTTGCCCATCCTGCCTACCAAAAACACATATTTCCTACCATGAATCTAGACCTGTCAGCtctgataattatctttctcttttgttatagATCAAGGATTTGGCAGCTAAAGCAATCATTCAAagtttcatctttattatttttcactttgttcCTTTTGGCCTTGGTTTTGCATCAGCTTTGAAAATATCATCCCAGGGTTAATTCTGGTGTTAATGAGTAACTAAGAGTGCTCTACTTTTGCAACACAGGGCATGttataaagatggaaaaattttgttttctgagagaTGCAAGTAGTTACTTGGACATGTGCTGTAagtacttttttctctctctctttgggaaCTTTGGACATCTCTATCAGCAAGTTGTAATCCCAGACAACTATGAGCTCCAAATTCCTAGCTTTGGAAGCCAAGGTCTAATTGTGGTCATCTGGTAGTTGATCTCTTACAAGTTTCTGCAACTTTCACAGAAAGAGGATTCTGATGACATGTAGAGATTGGATTGAGATGTAGAATCAGGCATTTGGGGAGTGAGAAACTGGAGATAGTGTGATGTGCTAGGAGTTGGTGAGGAAGTTCAGGCCATGAGCTGAGGCAGTGGCAGAAGAAAGGAGATGTTTTCAGAGACATTTAGTAGGTAGTACTCAGAAGGCATCATGACTCAATAGATGTAgggaataagaatgaaaaaagcCCCTAGGATGACTCTGGGGTTTCTGGCATGGGAGTCTTAGTAGATAGTGATATAGAATGATGATGAAGGAGCAGGCTTGAGAGCTATGGAGATGTCACATTTACCTTTGGAAACTTTGATATTTCCAAATTGAAACTGAGGTAAGTATGAAATATTCTGGTGGCTATATCCAGTAGGCAGTTGGACAAATATCTGGGTAACATAGGATAGTCATCTGTACTAAAGTATGTAGTTTTGTGTGGTGGCAGATGAGTCCCTAGCAGTGGATGAGATCACTCAGGAACAGGACGGAGGACTGAGTAAGGACTCCTGTCCTGACTCCATGGATCTTTTCCTTTAGATCACTCGTGTCCATGGTTACTGGATTCCACAGCCAAATCTTTTATTCCACTGCCTTGTACCTTTCCGGGCTCAGAGAATATTATGCCATATATTTTGGCATctattctaataataaaaaataacatgagtGAGTGTAAGAATAATAGTGTTAATATATCTTCTAATTTAGAAATGACTCTTTAGATAATACTGACGGAGAGAGATATCTAAACTGCAAAAAATAGCTACACTTTCATCTTTCTCTTGTTTGGAAATACTTCTGTGGTTTCTGTGCATTACATTAATGCTTTAATTTCAGCTCATGATTTTGCACATGGCTCCTTTAATCTTCTATCCCAACCAAAATATTGTGTGAAAATTATTCTCCTTTATCTGTTATCTAAAGGAATGTACAGATATTCTCTCACCTCATCTCTTGAAtattttatcttaagaaaaatgctaaattaaaaaatccaaaattcttatttacaaaaattaacataagcagagggaatgCTAGTTTTATCAAAGAATTCCTCCCTCTCTAAAAGGCTGCATctggatgaaataaaaataatttaattttcataaatgtaaTTTCCTCAGAGAGTTTTCATATGTTGCTATCACCTTTGAAAGACAGTCCATGCCATTGATGGCCCCAGCAAGCCACCTTTCCTACTCTCTGTCCCTATTAGATGTGTCTTCAGTTGTACAGAGGAGAGAGGCCTCCACACAGCCCCTGGTGAGCACACCATTAactattttctattgttttactAATCATGATGGACAATTACTATATTTCTGGCTAAGACTTTTCATCCAGCTAAGATACCCCAATGGTTCTCTCGCCTCATCTCTTATAGATTATCTTCCCTCCAAAATGCCACTGTTCCTCTATCTGGTTCTTTTGGTACTTGAGCTTCATTGTGCACCACCTAACAGATCTGAAGGCAAAGTAACCACCTACAATTCCTCCCAACAAAATGCCACTTTCTATAAGATGTCATCCATCAATGCTGACTTTGCATTTAACCTGTACCGGAGGTTCACTTTGGAGACCCCAGGTCGGAACATCTTCTTTTCCCCTGTGAGCATTTCTGCAGCTTTGGCCATGCTCTCCTTTGGGGCTTGCTACAGCACCCAAATTCAAATCCTGGAAACCTTGGGGTTTAACCTCACAGACACCCCAATGGCAGAGATCCAGCAGGGCTTCCAGCACCTGATCTGTTCCCTGAATTTTCCAAAGAAGGAGTTAGAATTACAAATGGGAAATACCCTCTTCATTGGGAAGCAACTGAAACCACTGGCACAGTTCTTGGATGATGTCAAGAGCCTCTATGCAACTGAGGTATTTTCTACCGACTTCTCCAATGTTTCTGCAGCCCAGCAGGAGATCAACTGTCATGTGGAGAAACAAACCAAAGGGCAAGTTGTAGGCCTCATCCAAGACCTCAAACCAAACAGCATCATGGTCCTGGTGAACTACATTCATTTTAAAGGTAAGGCTCTAAGATAAGCATTCCTAGGTCAGTGTTCCCATAATTTGGTGGGGTTCTCTGGGGAGTGAATAGTCTCTTATCACTGGCATCAATAGATGTCCCTCATACCACAGTGACCTGAACCACTGTATATAACTGTGTGTAGTTTTGGATCTTCCAGGGGGGACACATAGCTCTGTGAATGAACCCAGGAAATTCCTGGGTAGAGGGCAATTTCAGAGAGATGAGTGACAATGGTATGAACAACCTGCTCAGATCTATCTAGAGAATCATGGCTTCCAAAAGATTTGGTTGGACAAGCATGTGTTTGGAAGGTAAATAGACTTGGGTTTAAACCCTACTGTGACCCTCACTTGCTGTGCATTTTTGGGCATGTTACACAAATATTTCTATCATGTACAGTGCACCCACTATGTGTTAAGCACCATGCTACATGTGTGGTTTGCACATATTGTCTCATCCAATCCTCATAATGGCTCATGTTCACAGCTAATGAGTTTCAGAGCTGGTATTCCCACCCAGGTTTGTCTAATTCTAAAGCTCATGCTTGTAACAACAAGAAGCATATGACACTTTTCTGAAGGTGCTGTGCCAAAATGACTTCTCCTGGTTCTACAGCACATGTCAGCCATGTTTGGTGGAGTGAACAATTCTTGGCCACAAACCACACACTTGTAGATGGATAAAACAGCTGGACAGATCTGTTGTCTCATTTCACCCTGTTGGGTGTGCTTATACCTTTTTATGGAAGAAGAAACTGTGGCTCTGATGGGTTTAGTGTAAGTATAGTGGTTTTGGACATAGATGGAACAGctgttcagcatggagtccaacagtCCTGGGTGtgactcctggctctgccatggGCTAGCTGAGAGACTATGTAAAGTCATTTTCTCTCCTTGGTCCTCACTCACTTATAAAACTGGTTGACAGTAGGTACCTACCTCTGTGGTAGTCTTAATTACCAGATGAGATGACTGATAGAAAAAGTCACACTGGCATTAATACTGTTAAAggacctcttttctctctgtattttaagCCCAGTGGGCAAATCCTTTCGATACATCCAAGACAAAAGAGGGTTTCAGCTTCTCAGTGGACAAAACCACAATCGTGCAAGTGCCTATGATGCACCAGATGGAACAATACTATCACCTGGTGGATAGGGAGCTGAACTGCACAGTGCTTCAAATGGACTACAGCAAGAATGCTCTAGCACTTTTTGTCCTTCCTAAAGAGGGTCAGATGGAGTGCGTCGAAGAGGCCATGTCATCTAAAACACTGAAGAAGTGGAACAGCTTACTGCAGAAGGGGTAAATATCTTAGATGATGTGAGAAGTAGAGAGCGGGTATAATGTTACAGGTGAGACAGAGTTCAGCAGAAATCCAATGGCAGGAGAATTACCCTGAACCACTTAACAGCTGTGTGATGACTACTAAAGTATACCCAGATCATACACTGTGTCAATCCCTTTGCCAAGCACTTTACATACTTCATAACTTCATTTCAAGATACTAACATTGGCCAGCACCCcagagatgtttctttttttacaataaaTGAAACACAGATCCCTACTTTCAATGCTATAGTCCGACATTGGCTGaaataatgttcatttatttcagGATAAATTATGAGGTGTTGACATCATGTGTTGATCTGAACAGCAATCGTTGACAATACctaggggagaagcagagcccaaTATAATACAATGGTGATAGATAGAGGAAGGGGATTATGATCTTGGTGTGTTGATAGCCATgtgttactttttcctttcccctacAGGTGGATTGATCTGTTTGTTCCAAAGTTTTCCATTTCTGCCACATATGACCTTGGAGCCATCTTTCTGAAGATGGGCATCCAGGATGCTTTTGCCAATAATGCCAATTTTCTTGGACTTATGGGGGACAACAGTCTTAAATTTTCCAATGTAAGTTGGTAGATTGGAGATCCTTGAATGTTTGAGCTGTAAGGACCATTAAGAGTCAGTTAATTCAGTTCTCTCGTTTAATTAATGAGGATTCTAAAACCCAGAGAGCAGAATGACTCCTCCTATGCCAGATTCTCTCCACAGTCATTCTCATTACCTCTAACAAGTCATTGTGACAGTTAATTCCATCCCTTACCTTCATGTCCTAAAACAATTCTGATAGAAAAACTTAATGATGAGAATTAATTCTGGTGAGATAGAGCTCTGGAGGAGGTGACAGGAGAAGAGGAAAGCATAAAAAGTGATTTATAGAGGTAGAAAGTCATGGAAAAATTGGTGGTTCCCTGATAACTAGCTCTAAAATTGCCAGAGATTGAGTGACTACACTTAGCTAAGTAGCCATCATATTCAAGCACCATCTACAGTGTGATAAAGGGTTAACCctgtccttcctttccctttcctgcttccaaactctttcaaatactttttctattaCTTGGGATCAGCAGTGTttgttcctcccctccccacaggctgCTCACAAGGCTGTGCTGCACATTGGTGAAAGGGGAACTGAAGCTGTAGTTGTCCCCGAAGTCAGATTCCTGGATCAGCCCGAGATAACTCTCCTTCACCCTATCATCCAATTTGATAGATcctttctgttgttgattttggaGAAAAGCACCAGGAGCATTCTTTTTCTAGGGAAAGTTGTGGACCCAACGGCAGTATAATTGGGAAATAGGCTGTTGGCTAATTGCATGTACTTGTTGCAATAAGAAATAAATAGTATGGCTTGATGTGATCAATACAAACTTGGACATACTTTCCTTTATGCAGAGATGAAGACTGGACTCTATCTGAACTGCATTGGGTGTGAAAGAGGCCATTCCTATAAGCAAATATTCAGATAGTCAATAAATGACTCATTCCGCAAAGTGCAAAAACATACTATGTCACTGCATTCCTCTTTGTCAAAATGCCTACCCCCAACAACAACACAAGTTAGTTAGCTCCAAGGAATTTGACTGAGCTGGCAAGTGCATCCTCTTCTGCCCTCTGGAGAATAATTAAAATTCGGGTCAGACTCTCATATCCCATTATTCTAAAAAGATTTCTAATGATTCTTGCTAGAATTGCCATTGTTGGATTGTAAAAATGTGCTTCCACTCCAGGGCTGAGTAATAGACTGACAGCTACTGCTAGGGATCTG belongs to Lutra lutra chromosome X, mLutLut1.2, whole genome shotgun sequence and includes:
- the SERPINA7 gene encoding thyroxine-binding globulin isoform X2, which gives rise to MPLFLYLVLLVLELHCAPPNRSEGKVTTYNSSQQNATFYKMSSINADFAFNLYRRFTLETPGRNIFFSPVSISAALAMLSFGACYSTQIQILETLGFNLTDTPMAEIQQGFQHLICSLNFPKKELELQMGNTLFIGKQLKPLAQFLDDVKSLYATEVFSTDFSNVSAAQQEINCHVEKQTKGQVVGLIQDLKPNSIMVLVNYIHFKAQWANPFDTSKTKEGFSFSVDKTTIVQVPMMHQMEQYYHLVDRELNCTVLQMDYSKNALALFVLPKEGQMECVEEAMSSKTLKKWNSLLQKGWIDLFVPKFSISATYDLGAIFLKMGIQDAFANNANFLGLMGDNSLKFSNAAHKAVLHIGERGTEAVVVPEVRFLDQPEITLLHPIIQFDRSFLLLILEKSTRSILFLGKVVDPTAV
- the SERPINA7 gene encoding thyroxine-binding globulin isoform X1, translating into MCYYLPSKMPLFLYLVLLVLELHCAPPNRSEGKVTTYNSSQQNATFYKMSSINADFAFNLYRRFTLETPGRNIFFSPVSISAALAMLSFGACYSTQIQILETLGFNLTDTPMAEIQQGFQHLICSLNFPKKELELQMGNTLFIGKQLKPLAQFLDDVKSLYATEVFSTDFSNVSAAQQEINCHVEKQTKGQVVGLIQDLKPNSIMVLVNYIHFKAQWANPFDTSKTKEGFSFSVDKTTIVQVPMMHQMEQYYHLVDRELNCTVLQMDYSKNALALFVLPKEGQMECVEEAMSSKTLKKWNSLLQKGWIDLFVPKFSISATYDLGAIFLKMGIQDAFANNANFLGLMGDNSLKFSNAAHKAVLHIGERGTEAVVVPEVRFLDQPEITLLHPIIQFDRSFLLLILEKSTRSILFLGKVVDPTAV